A single genomic interval of Juglans regia cultivar Chandler chromosome 1, Walnut 2.0, whole genome shotgun sequence harbors:
- the LOC108993499 gene encoding mitogen-activated protein kinase 20, whose protein sequence is MQQDQRKKNSSEMDFFSEYGDANRYKIQEVIGKGSYGVVCSAIDTHTGEKVAIKKIHDIFEHISDAARILREIKLLRLLRHPDIVEIKHIMLPPSRRDFKDIYVVFELMESDLHQVIKANDDLTREHYQFFLYQLLRALKYIHTANVYHRDLKPKNILANANCKLKICDFGLARVAFSDTPTTIFWTDYVATRWYRAPELCGSFFSKYTPAIDIWSIGCIFAEVLTGKPLFPGKNVVHQLDLMTDLLGTPSLDTISRVRNEKARRYLTSMRKKQPVPFEQKFPNVDPLALRLLERLLAFDPKDRPTAEEALADPYFKGLAKVEREPSCQPITKMEFEFERRKVTKEDIRELIFREILEYHPQLLKDYMNGTERTNFLYPSAVDQFRKQFAYLEENGNKSGPVLPLERKHVSLPRSTIVHSSTIPPKEQSNIASSKDIQTAEVGYNKNSRDKDGIPMNVGRTMQTSQRIPLAKPGKVVGPVVPYNNGNVKDGYDQRTAMRSAVLPPQGAPPAYYYRKSSSGNQERSATETQRDLSFQAKQSPQSVTAAKLAPDIAINIDNNPFFMTRAGVTKVEHIDDRIAIDTNLLQAKAQYGGINAGSAAAAGAQRKVGSLQYGMTRTY, encoded by the exons AATTCATCTGAGATGGACTTTTTCTCCGAATATGGCGATGCCAATAGATACAAGATTCAGGAAGTTATTGGGAAAGGAAGTTATGGTGTTGTTTGCTCAGCAATTGACACTCATACTGGTGAAAAAGTGGCAATAAAGAAAATACATGATATATTTGAGCACATATCGGATGCTGCGCGCATTCTTCGTGAGATAAAGCTGCTTAGACTTCTACGGCATCCCGATATTGTCGAAATAAAACACATTATGCTTCCACCATCAAGAAGGGACTTCAAagatatatatgttgtttttgAGCTCATGGAGTCAGATCTTCATCAAGTCATCAAAGCCAACGATGACCTGACACGAGAACACTATCAGTTCTTCCTGTACCAGCTACTTCGTGCATTGAAGTATATTCACACCG CAAATGTCTACCATCGAGATTTAAAACCGAAGAATATATTGGCAAACGCAAACTGTAAACTTAAAATTTGCGATTTTGGTTTAGCAAGAGTTGCATTCAGTGATACGCCTACAACAATATTTTGGACG GATTATGTTGCTACAAGATGGTATAGAGCTCCAGAGCTTTGTggatcatttttttcaaag TATACCCCAGCAATTGATATCTGGAGTATAGGCTGCATATTTGCCGAGGTATTAACTGGGAAACCACTTTTTCCTGGAAAAAATGTTGTGCATCAGCTGGATTTGATGACTGATTTACTTGGGACGCCTTCATTAGATACCATTTCTCGG GTTCGTAATGAGAAAGCAAGGAGATACTTAACAAGCATGAGGAAAAAGCAGCCTGTGCCATTTGAACAGAAGTTCCCGAATGTCGATCCTTTAGCACTTCGACTATTGGAAAGGTTGCTTGCCTTTGATCCAAAAGACAGGCCTACTGCTGAAGAG GCGCTTGCTGATCCTTACTTCAAGGGACTGGCTAAAGTTGAGAGAGAACCTTCCTGCCAACCTATTACAAAGATGGAGTTTGAATTTGAGAGGCGAAAGGTCACAAAGGAGGACATACGAGAGCTAATTTTCCGTGAGATACTTGAGTATCATCCTCAACTACTAAAAGACTACATGAATGGAACTGAGAGGACTAATTTTCTCTATCCAAG TGCCGTGGATCAATTCCGAAAACAGTTCGCGTATCTTGAGGAAAACGGTAATAAGAGCGGACCAGTACTTCCACTTGAAAGAAAGCACGTGTCTCTTCCAAG GTCTACAATTGTACATTCAAGTACAATACCTCCAAAAGAGCAATCAAATATTGCTTCCTCCAAAGATATACAAACTGCAGAGGTGGGATACAACAAAAACTCCAGAGATAAAGATGGAATTCCAATGAATGTTGGGAGGACCATGCAGACATCACAGAGGATTCCACTGG CCAAACCTGGAAAAGTTGTTGGCCCAGTTGTACCATATAATAATGGAAACGTCAAGGATGGCTATGATCAAAGAACGGCTATGAGAAGTGCAGTCCTACCTCCGCAGGGTGCCCCTCCTGCATATTATTATCGCAAATCTAGTTCTGGAAATCAAGAAAGATCTGCAACTGAAACTCAGAGGGATTTATCCTTTCAAGCAAAACAATCCCCTCAAAGTGTAACGGCTGCAAAATTAGCGCCAGATATAGCTATCAACATCGACAACAACCCATTTTTTATGACACGGGCTGGAGTGACCAAGGTAGAACACATTGATGATCGAATAGCTATAGACACAAATTTGCTGCAGGCAAAGGCTCAGTATGGTGGGATTAATGCTGGTTCTGCTGCTGCGGCCGGTGCGCAAAGAAAGGTTGGGTCTCTTCAGTATGGTATGACAAGGACGTACTAA